A stretch of Arthrobacter sp. NEB 688 DNA encodes these proteins:
- a CDS encoding response regulator transcription factor: MTEDRESDMAPTAAAAEPRTGTVSVVVIDDHLLLADAVAAGLRARGRTTVLEVAASCAEGLAAVERHRPDVCLLDQRLPDGLGTELVPRLLTASPGTKVLLVTADDSVDTLHQALAAGAVGIVNKGQRAEALHEAVMRAAEGITILSARDVQRLLPSSERGGQRLGDDLTPRERDVLRLLVQGVSTRDIAARLFISYATARNHIQSLIVKLGAHNKLEAVTIALRENIVSGP, from the coding sequence ATGACCGAGGACAGAGAGAGCGACATGGCACCCACGGCCGCAGCGGCGGAGCCCCGGACCGGGACGGTCTCGGTGGTCGTCATCGACGACCACCTGCTCCTCGCCGACGCCGTGGCGGCCGGGCTGCGGGCCCGCGGGCGCACGACCGTGCTCGAGGTCGCCGCCTCCTGCGCCGAGGGCCTGGCCGCCGTCGAGCGCCACCGCCCCGACGTGTGCCTGCTCGACCAGCGCCTGCCGGACGGCCTCGGCACCGAGCTCGTGCCGCGCCTGCTCACGGCCAGCCCGGGGACGAAGGTGCTCCTCGTGACCGCCGACGACAGCGTCGACACGCTGCACCAGGCGCTCGCCGCCGGGGCGGTCGGCATCGTCAACAAGGGCCAGCGGGCCGAGGCCCTCCACGAGGCCGTCATGCGCGCGGCCGAGGGCATCACCATCCTCAGCGCGCGCGACGTGCAGCGGCTGCTGCCCTCGTCCGAGCGGGGCGGCCAGCGGCTCGGCGACGACCTGACCCCCCGCGAGCGCGACGTGCTGCGCCTCCTCGTCCAGGGCGTGTCGACCCGCGACATCGCGGCGCGCCTGTTCATCTCGTACGCGACGGCCCGCAACCACATCCAGTCGCTCATCGTGAAGCTCGGCGCCCACAACAAGCTCGAGGCCGTGACCATCGCCCTGCGAGAGAACATCGTGAGCGGCCCATGA
- a CDS encoding response regulator transcription factor, with the protein MTGTEPVTRRVFLCDDQWEMREALRVVIEAMPGFTVVGVGEDGSECLAALRASSVDVLVVDVSMPGGGPELTAAVREENPGLAIIAFSAHTEPSVREAMLAAGADEFVVKTGRLAPLREALQRHSPVVE; encoded by the coding sequence GTGACCGGCACGGAGCCGGTGACGCGGCGGGTCTTCCTCTGCGACGACCAGTGGGAGATGCGCGAGGCGCTCCGGGTCGTCATCGAGGCCATGCCCGGCTTCACCGTGGTCGGGGTCGGCGAGGACGGGTCCGAGTGCCTGGCCGCGCTGCGTGCGTCGTCGGTCGACGTCCTCGTCGTCGACGTCAGCATGCCGGGGGGCGGCCCCGAGCTCACCGCCGCGGTCCGCGAGGAGAACCCCGGGCTCGCCATCATCGCGTTCTCGGCGCACACCGAGCCCTCCGTCCGCGAGGCGATGTTGGCCGCCGGCGCCGACGAGTTCGTCGTCAAGACCGGCCGCCTCGCGCCGCTGCGCGAGGCCCTGCAGCGCCATTCGCCTGTTGTGGAATGA
- a CDS encoding sugar ABC transporter substrate-binding protein: protein MVLAGAGLSTLLVAACGSGDSGAGSSSGGGGGDGAKVAFLMPDTGSTRYELHDRPGFEKRLKELCPSCQPLYNNADGSADKQQQQFNSALAQGAKVIVLDPVDSAAAASLVNAAHSKGVKVIAYDRPIPDIKVDFYVSFDNEKIGNAIATSLLEKVKESPVPAGSGLLVVNGSPTDAAAGLIKKGVHSAVDSSGIPILAEYDTIEWKPENAQKFVSGQISRFGDKIIGVVAANDGTAGGSIAAFKAAGVNPNPPVSGNDATVAGLQLVIAGDQWNTISKPSEIVGGAAAEVAVKLLNNEAPETTGDLFGSPSKLYDPTLVTAENLKAEIVDKQITPASELCTSEYAAACQKLGIS, encoded by the coding sequence GTGGTGCTGGCCGGAGCCGGCCTGTCGACCCTGCTCGTGGCGGCCTGCGGGTCCGGTGACAGCGGGGCGGGGTCGTCGTCCGGGGGAGGCGGCGGGGACGGGGCCAAGGTCGCCTTCCTCATGCCCGACACCGGATCCACCCGGTACGAGCTGCACGACCGTCCCGGGTTCGAGAAGCGGCTCAAGGAGCTGTGCCCCTCCTGCCAGCCGCTCTACAACAACGCCGACGGCAGCGCGGACAAGCAGCAGCAGCAGTTCAACTCGGCGCTGGCCCAGGGGGCCAAGGTCATCGTCCTCGACCCCGTCGACTCCGCGGCCGCCGCGTCGCTCGTCAACGCCGCGCACTCCAAGGGCGTCAAGGTCATCGCCTACGACCGCCCGATCCCCGACATCAAGGTCGACTTCTACGTCTCGTTCGACAACGAGAAGATCGGCAACGCGATCGCGACCTCGCTCCTCGAGAAGGTCAAGGAGAGCCCGGTCCCGGCCGGCTCCGGCCTCCTCGTCGTCAACGGCTCGCCGACCGACGCCGCCGCCGGCCTGATCAAGAAGGGCGTGCACTCCGCGGTCGACAGCAGCGGCATCCCGATCCTCGCCGAGTACGACACGATCGAGTGGAAGCCCGAGAACGCCCAGAAGTTCGTCAGCGGCCAGATCTCGCGCTTCGGCGACAAGATCATCGGCGTCGTCGCGGCCAACGACGGCACGGCGGGCGGCTCGATCGCCGCGTTCAAGGCGGCCGGCGTCAACCCCAACCCGCCGGTCAGCGGCAACGACGCGACGGTCGCGGGCCTGCAGCTCGTCATCGCCGGCGACCAGTGGAACACCATCAGCAAGCCGAGCGAGATCGTCGGCGGCGCCGCGGCCGAGGTGGCCGTCAAGCTGCTGAACAACGAGGCTCCCGAGACGACCGGCGACCTCTTCGGCTCGCCGTCCAAGCTCTACGACCCGACGCTCGTCACCGCCGAGAACCTCAAGGCCGAGATCGTCGACAAGCAGATCACCCCGGCCTCGGAGCTGTGCACCTCCGAGTACGCCGCCGCCTGCCAGAAGCTCGGCATCTCCTGA
- a CDS encoding D-alanyl-D-alanine carboxypeptidase family protein produces the protein MSALRRPTTLLAAPLLALGLATAAAPTATAAGSSLAWGGYSNGKIPLTALCAIPFAPADSLRCDATRKLSSLNKVYKARFGGDLCINDGYRSYTQQVATFKKYGSPRAAKPGTSTHGWGLAVDFGCSIGTYSGTRYKWLSVNGPKYGWAQPTWALAKGSNPEAWHWQYFGTYVPTSPTPPPTPTPPPPPPPPAPVKSKAITAASLSVTGTWPRTATFALRLRTTGKAVAGARVTIATRPADSTQYSTVRTVTTDSKGRVSFTDTPETPTVVRFTFAGSTTAKPTSGVRMLSTPTEVSARYVQDRRHPLVVGRLTTPGQDAIADQMVTLERKVAGASTWTSVDSMRTDEDGFVWSEAQRDQDSSYRFSYAGTSGYVGDVGTEIAVTKSRR, from the coding sequence ATGTCCGCCCTGAGACGACCGACCACCCTGCTCGCCGCACCCCTCCTGGCCCTCGGCCTCGCCACGGCCGCCGCGCCCACCGCCACCGCCGCCGGGTCCTCCCTGGCGTGGGGTGGCTACAGCAACGGCAAGATCCCCCTGACCGCCCTGTGCGCCATCCCCTTCGCCCCCGCCGACAGCCTGCGCTGCGACGCGACGCGCAAGCTGAGCTCGCTCAACAAGGTCTACAAGGCCCGCTTCGGCGGCGACCTCTGCATCAACGACGGCTACCGCTCGTACACGCAGCAGGTCGCGACGTTCAAGAAGTACGGGTCACCGCGCGCGGCGAAGCCCGGCACCTCCACCCACGGGTGGGGCCTGGCCGTCGACTTCGGCTGCAGCATCGGCACCTACTCCGGGACGCGCTACAAGTGGCTCTCGGTCAACGGCCCGAAGTACGGCTGGGCCCAGCCCACGTGGGCGCTGGCCAAGGGCTCCAACCCCGAGGCGTGGCACTGGCAGTACTTCGGCACCTACGTGCCGACCTCCCCCACGCCCCCGCCGACCCCGACGCCGCCCCCGCCCCCGCCGCCGCCCGCGCCGGTCAAGAGCAAGGCGATCACCGCCGCGTCGCTGTCGGTGACCGGCACCTGGCCGCGCACCGCGACCTTCGCGCTGCGCCTGCGCACGACCGGCAAGGCCGTGGCCGGCGCCCGCGTCACCATCGCCACGCGCCCCGCCGACTCGACGCAGTACTCGACCGTGCGGACGGTGACGACCGACTCCAAGGGCCGCGTGTCGTTCACGGACACCCCCGAGACGCCGACCGTCGTGCGCTTCACCTTCGCCGGCTCGACGACGGCGAAGCCGACCTCCGGCGTCCGGATGCTCTCGACCCCGACGGAGGTGTCGGCCCGCTACGTCCAGGACCGCCGCCACCCGCTCGTCGTCGGCCGGCTGACGACGCCCGGCCAGGACGCCATCGCCGACCAGATGGTGACGCTCGAGCGCAAGGTCGCCGGGGCCTCCACCTGGACCAGCGTCGACTCGATGCGCACCGACGAGGACGGCTTCGTGTGGTCCGAGGCCCAGCGCGACCAGGACTCGTCGTACCGCTTCTCGTACGCCGGGACCTCCGGGTACGTCGGTGACGTCGGCACCGAGATCGCCGTGACCAAGAGCCGCCGCTGA
- a CDS encoding sugar ABC transporter permease produces MSTVQLDRADERITHDASTAGRARAALRNIRSGDLGALPVVIGLVIIAVIFQSLNPVFLSSGNLVNLMLDSAAVGVISLGIVCVLLVGEIDLSVGSVSGLTAAIVAVLFVRHDWSWVLAVVVALGIAALIGLAYGLALTRFGMPSFVASLAGLLAFLGLQLAILGDQGSVNLPFDSFLVTFAQVAFVPPWLAYVLAAIGPVAVFASGYETMVRRRRANLSATSVRVLAVRSVALLVVLEFVVWYLNRERGVGWMVVFFVALVLLLNYAITRTGWGRSLLAVGGNVEAARRSGIPVRRVYLSAFAVCSFLAALGGILAAGRLASANLSSGTGDVNLNAIAAAVIGGTSLFGGRGSAWSALLGTVVIAAIANGLTLLNLDSSYRFVITGLVLAVAVAIDSLARRTRASHGRA; encoded by the coding sequence ATGAGCACCGTCCAGCTCGACCGCGCCGACGAGCGCATCACCCACGACGCCTCGACCGCCGGCCGCGCGAGGGCCGCCCTGCGCAACATCCGGTCCGGCGACCTCGGGGCGCTGCCCGTCGTCATCGGGCTCGTCATCATCGCCGTCATCTTCCAGAGCCTGAACCCGGTCTTCCTCTCGAGCGGCAACCTCGTCAACCTCATGCTCGACTCGGCCGCCGTCGGGGTCATCTCGCTCGGCATCGTCTGCGTCCTGCTCGTCGGCGAGATCGACCTGTCGGTGGGCTCGGTCAGCGGCCTGACCGCCGCCATCGTGGCCGTGCTCTTCGTGCGGCACGACTGGAGCTGGGTGCTCGCGGTCGTCGTGGCGCTCGGCATCGCGGCGCTCATCGGCCTCGCGTACGGCCTGGCGCTCACCCGTTTCGGGATGCCGAGCTTCGTCGCCTCGCTCGCGGGGCTGCTCGCGTTCCTCGGCCTCCAGCTGGCGATCCTCGGCGACCAGGGGTCGGTCAACCTGCCGTTCGACTCCTTCCTCGTCACCTTCGCCCAGGTCGCGTTCGTGCCGCCGTGGCTGGCGTACGTCCTCGCGGCGATCGGTCCCGTCGCGGTGTTCGCGAGCGGCTACGAGACGATGGTCCGCCGCCGGCGCGCCAACCTCTCGGCGACCTCGGTGCGCGTGCTGGCGGTCCGCTCGGTGGCGCTGCTCGTCGTGCTCGAGTTCGTCGTCTGGTACCTCAACCGCGAGCGGGGCGTCGGCTGGATGGTCGTCTTCTTCGTCGCGCTCGTGCTGCTGCTCAACTACGCCATCACGCGCACCGGCTGGGGGCGCTCGCTGCTCGCCGTCGGCGGCAACGTCGAGGCCGCGCGCCGCTCGGGCATCCCGGTCCGACGCGTCTACCTCAGCGCCTTCGCCGTCTGCTCCTTCCTCGCCGCGCTCGGGGGCATCCTCGCCGCGGGTCGGCTCGCGTCGGCGAACCTCAGCAGCGGCACCGGCGACGTCAACCTCAACGCGATCGCGGCGGCGGTCATCGGCGGCACGAGCCTCTTCGGCGGGCGCGGCAGCGCGTGGTCGGCGCTGCTCGGCACGGTCGTCATCGCCGCCATCGCCAACGGCCTGACGCTGCTCAACCTCGACTCGTCGTACCGTTTCGTCATCACCGGTCTCGTCCTGGCCGTCGCGGTGGCGATCGACTCCCTCGCCCGGCGCACACGCGCCTCGCACGGCCGCGCATGA
- a CDS encoding LacI family DNA-binding transcriptional regulator has translation MTTRRVGLKDVARAAGVSVGTVSHVLNHPERVSEPRREAVQAAIERLGFVRDESARQLRAGYSSTVGLLLLDAWNPAFAEMARGVEDAAADAGMTLLMANSARSLEREKASLTVFSEHRVAGAIVVPHDPLSAELHRVRAGGVPLVVLDRMDPREGAVSVGVDDTLGGRLAAEHLLGLGHRAVAFAGDPSLAIPVRDRHDGVSEVVAGAGATLVDLPCALSVEGGREVGAALAAMPPAERPGAVACAVDVVAVGILQELQRHGIRVPEDVSVVGYDDIPLAAQLAVPLTTVARPHHAMGVAAFTLLLAVVRGETPHEPHRLFAPALVVRGSSGPPAPTDGST, from the coding sequence GTGACGACGCGACGAGTGGGCCTCAAGGACGTGGCCCGGGCGGCCGGGGTGTCGGTCGGCACGGTCTCGCACGTGCTCAACCACCCCGAGCGGGTCAGCGAGCCGCGCCGCGAGGCCGTCCAGGCGGCCATCGAGCGGCTCGGGTTCGTCCGCGACGAGTCCGCGCGCCAGCTGCGCGCCGGCTACTCCAGCACCGTCGGCCTGCTCCTCCTCGACGCCTGGAACCCCGCCTTCGCCGAGATGGCCCGCGGGGTCGAGGACGCCGCAGCCGATGCGGGCATGACCCTCCTCATGGCCAACAGCGCCCGTAGCCTCGAGCGCGAGAAAGCTTCTCTCACAGTGTTCTCCGAGCACCGAGTGGCCGGCGCGATCGTCGTCCCGCACGACCCGCTCTCGGCCGAGCTGCACCGCGTCCGCGCCGGCGGCGTCCCCCTCGTCGTCCTCGACCGGATGGACCCGCGCGAGGGGGCCGTGAGCGTCGGCGTCGACGACACCCTCGGCGGCCGGCTCGCCGCCGAGCACCTCCTCGGCCTCGGGCACCGGGCCGTCGCGTTCGCCGGCGACCCCTCGCTCGCCATCCCCGTCCGCGACCGCCACGACGGCGTGAGCGAGGTCGTCGCCGGCGCCGGGGCCACCCTCGTCGACCTGCCGTGCGCGCTGTCGGTCGAGGGGGGTCGCGAGGTCGGCGCCGCGCTCGCCGCGATGCCCCCCGCCGAGCGCCCCGGCGCGGTCGCCTGCGCCGTCGACGTCGTCGCGGTCGGCATCCTCCAGGAGCTGCAGCGGCACGGCATCCGCGTGCCCGAGGACGTCTCGGTCGTCGGCTACGACGACATCCCGCTCGCCGCCCAGCTCGCGGTGCCGCTGACCACCGTCGCCCGCCCGCACCACGCGATGGGCGTCGCGGCGTTCACCCTGCTCCTCGCCGTCGTCCGCGGCGAGACCCCGCACGAGCCGCACCGCCTCTTCGCCCCCGCCCTCGTGGTCCGGGGCTCGAGCGGGCCGCCCGCACCGACCGACGGGAGCACCTGA
- a CDS encoding ATP-binding cassette domain-containing protein translates to MTTTTTAPPLLSLRGVTKTFGAVNALTDIDLDVARGEVVALVGDNGAGKSTLVKVLSGVHAPDAGTISFDGRPVTVADPSAAIALGIATVFQDLALCENLDVVGNLFLGQERGRMRLDEVSMEVRSWELLQQLSAKIPTVRIPIASLSGGQRQTVAIARSLLGDPQVIILDEPTAALGVAQTAEVLDLIERLRQRGLGVIMISHNMEDVRAVADRVVVLRLGRNNGSFDARSVSSETIIAAITGATDNVVTRRRERVGGGSAATDASTPAGEEVAR, encoded by the coding sequence ATGACCACGACCACCACCGCACCGCCGCTGCTCAGCCTGCGCGGCGTCACCAAGACCTTCGGCGCGGTCAACGCGCTGACCGACATCGACCTCGACGTCGCGCGCGGCGAGGTCGTCGCGCTCGTCGGCGACAACGGCGCCGGCAAGTCGACCCTCGTCAAGGTGCTCTCCGGCGTGCACGCGCCGGACGCCGGGACGATCTCGTTCGACGGCCGGCCCGTCACCGTCGCCGACCCCTCCGCCGCCATCGCCCTCGGCATCGCGACGGTGTTCCAGGACCTCGCCCTCTGCGAGAACCTCGACGTCGTCGGCAACCTCTTCCTCGGGCAGGAGCGCGGGCGGATGCGCCTGGACGAGGTGTCGATGGAGGTCCGCTCCTGGGAGCTGCTCCAGCAGCTCTCGGCGAAGATCCCGACCGTCCGCATCCCCATCGCGTCGCTCTCCGGCGGCCAGCGCCAGACCGTCGCCATCGCGCGCTCGCTGCTCGGCGACCCGCAGGTCATCATCCTCGACGAGCCGACCGCGGCCCTCGGGGTCGCGCAGACCGCGGAGGTCCTCGACCTCATCGAACGGCTCCGGCAGAGAGGGCTCGGCGTCATCATGATCAGCCACAACATGGAGGACGTCCGCGCCGTCGCCGACCGCGTGGTCGTCCTGCGGCTCGGCCGCAACAACGGCAGCTTCGACGCGCGGTCGGTCTCGTCCGAGACGATCATCGCCGCCATCACCGGGGCCACCGACAACGTCGTCACGCGACGTCGCGAGCGGGTCGGGGGCGGGTCCGCCGCCACCGATGCGTCCACCCCGGCCGGCGAGGAGGTCGCGCGATGA
- a CDS encoding FGGY-family carbohydrate kinase, translating to MSELVLGIDIGTGSTKGVLATPDGTVVATAVRAHEGAMVMPRPDRAEMDAEAVWWADVVAVCRELVDPSRPVAAVCVSGLGPCLLLTTADGTPVRPAILYGIDGRATREIAELDERFGADAVLRRCGTPLTTQAVGPKALWVQRHEPDAWARAERWFSAGSYAAFRLSGEYVLDHHTASQSVPLYDLEAADWAHDWYDDVMAGLPAPTLAWSGEVVGAVTAAAADETGLRVGTPVCAGTVDAWAEAYGAGVRAPGDLMLMYGSTMFFVQELRSPAPHPQLWNTRGVQPAGFSLAAGMSTSGSLTTWLRDLVGGVPFDDLVREAAAVPPGSDGLLLLPYLAGERTPIFDTRARGVVVGLTLRHRRGHLFRAAYEGIAFGIRQILELLDSPENPVERLVAVGGGTQGGLWTQVVSDVAGRPQHLPRQTIGAAYGDALMAAQGAGLVAADADWASLDRVVEPDPRHRGLYDELYAAYTSLHPATREHQHLLADLQSGTDG from the coding sequence GTGAGCGAGCTGGTCCTCGGGATCGACATCGGCACCGGCAGCACGAAGGGCGTGCTCGCCACCCCCGACGGCACGGTCGTCGCCACCGCCGTCCGCGCCCACGAGGGGGCGATGGTCATGCCGCGCCCGGACCGCGCCGAGATGGACGCCGAGGCGGTGTGGTGGGCCGACGTCGTGGCCGTCTGCCGCGAGCTCGTCGACCCCTCGCGCCCCGTCGCCGCGGTGTGCGTCAGCGGGCTCGGGCCCTGCCTCCTGCTGACCACCGCCGACGGCACGCCGGTCCGGCCCGCGATCCTCTACGGCATCGACGGCCGGGCGACCCGCGAGATCGCCGAGCTCGACGAGCGGTTCGGTGCCGACGCCGTCCTGCGGCGTTGCGGCACACCGCTGACGACGCAGGCCGTCGGCCCCAAGGCGCTGTGGGTGCAGCGCCACGAGCCCGACGCGTGGGCGCGGGCCGAGCGGTGGTTCAGCGCCGGCTCGTACGCCGCGTTCCGCCTGAGCGGCGAGTACGTCCTCGACCACCACACGGCGAGCCAGTCGGTGCCGCTCTACGACCTGGAGGCCGCCGACTGGGCGCACGACTGGTACGACGACGTGATGGCCGGGCTGCCCGCACCCACCCTCGCGTGGTCGGGCGAGGTCGTCGGCGCGGTCACCGCAGCGGCCGCCGACGAGACCGGGCTGCGCGTCGGCACCCCCGTCTGTGCCGGCACGGTCGACGCCTGGGCCGAGGCCTACGGCGCGGGCGTGCGCGCCCCGGGCGACCTCATGCTCATGTACGGCTCGACGATGTTCTTCGTCCAGGAGCTGCGCTCCCCCGCCCCGCACCCGCAGCTGTGGAACACCCGCGGGGTCCAGCCGGCCGGCTTCTCGCTCGCCGCGGGGATGTCGACCTCCGGCAGCCTCACGACGTGGCTGCGCGACCTCGTCGGGGGCGTGCCGTTCGACGACCTCGTGCGCGAGGCGGCCGCCGTCCCGCCGGGCAGCGACGGGCTGCTCCTCCTGCCCTACCTCGCCGGCGAGCGGACGCCGATCTTCGACACCCGCGCCCGCGGCGTCGTCGTCGGGCTGACGCTGCGCCACCGCCGCGGGCACCTGTTCCGCGCCGCGTACGAGGGCATCGCGTTCGGCATCCGCCAGATCCTCGAGCTGCTGGACTCCCCCGAGAACCCCGTCGAGCGGCTCGTCGCCGTGGGCGGCGGCACGCAGGGCGGCCTCTGGACGCAGGTCGTCAGCGACGTCGCCGGACGGCCGCAGCACCTGCCGCGGCAGACCATCGGGGCGGCCTACGGCGACGCGCTGATGGCGGCCCAGGGCGCGGGACTCGTGGCCGCGGACGCCGACTGGGCCTCCCTCGACCGGGTCGTCGAGCCCGACCCGCGCCACCGCGGGCTCTACGACGAGCTGTACGCGGCGTACACCTCGCTGCACCCCGCGACCCGGGAGCACCAGCACCTGCTGGCCGACCTCCAGTCGGGCACCGACGGCTGA
- a CDS encoding NAD(P)-dependent alcohol dehydrogenase has product MSTAVTPDHPPQEETMMIRAAVMTELGRIEVQERPQREPGPHEALVRLRAVGVCGSDTAYFTVGRIGDWVVDGPIVLGHEAAGQVLSVGAEVTGVDVGDRVAIEPGTPCRQCDECMAGRYHLCPDLVFLATPPYDGALMETMVIDARNLHRIPASMTYEEGALVEPLSVGIWGCTRAGLRPGDDVLVTGAGPVGLLAGAVALAFGARSVAVTDPSEFRQKMARDLGLTVDDGTGGQDFDVLLECSGAKGVLAQGLRRLRPAGRAAMIGMPKEELVGLPLSQLNVNELTISLVNRYNHTWPLAISLVASGRVKVDSLVTHHFPLAETADALTLGSRVTDSVKAVIHPDR; this is encoded by the coding sequence ATGAGCACCGCCGTGACCCCCGACCACCCGCCCCAGGAGGAGACCATGATGATCCGTGCGGCCGTGATGACCGAGCTCGGCCGGATCGAGGTGCAGGAGCGGCCCCAGCGGGAGCCGGGCCCGCACGAGGCGCTCGTCCGGCTGCGGGCGGTCGGGGTGTGCGGGTCGGACACCGCCTACTTCACCGTCGGCCGGATCGGCGACTGGGTGGTCGACGGGCCGATCGTCCTCGGCCACGAGGCCGCCGGCCAGGTGCTCTCGGTGGGAGCGGAGGTGACCGGCGTCGACGTCGGGGACCGCGTGGCCATCGAGCCCGGCACCCCCTGCCGCCAGTGCGACGAGTGCATGGCCGGGCGCTACCACCTCTGCCCCGACCTCGTCTTCCTCGCGACGCCGCCGTACGACGGGGCGCTCATGGAGACGATGGTCATCGACGCCCGCAACCTGCACCGCATCCCGGCCTCGATGACCTACGAGGAGGGCGCGCTCGTCGAGCCCCTCTCGGTCGGCATCTGGGGCTGCACGCGCGCCGGGCTCCGGCCCGGGGACGACGTGCTCGTCACCGGCGCCGGGCCGGTCGGGCTGCTGGCCGGCGCGGTGGCGCTGGCCTTCGGCGCGCGGTCGGTGGCCGTGACCGACCCCAGCGAGTTCCGGCAGAAGATGGCGCGCGACCTCGGCCTGACGGTCGACGACGGGACGGGCGGGCAGGACTTCGACGTCCTGCTCGAGTGCTCGGGCGCGAAGGGCGTTCTCGCACAGGGCCTGCGGCGGCTGCGGCCGGCGGGTCGGGCGGCGATGATCGGGATGCCCAAGGAGGAGCTCGTCGGGCTGCCGCTCTCGCAGCTCAACGTCAACGAGCTGACGATCAGCCTCGTCAACCGTTACAACCACACGTGGCCGCTGGCGATCTCGCTCGTCGCGTCGGGTCGCGTGAAGGTCGACTCCCTCGTGACGCACCACTTCCCGCTCGCCGAGACCGCCGACGCCCTGACGCTCGGCTCGCGCGTCACCGACTCGGTCAAGGCGGTCATCCACCCGGACCGCTGA
- a CDS encoding PAS domain S-box protein, whose protein sequence is MSDAPDGDRLDAGAAQALERIVGGVFSVAPDGTVLYVNGSILAMLGEEASAVVGRTVYELYPQARDADFLHYLERAVESGQVQEFESFAPRVGRWLRRRLYPTADGVTVVVDEGRPGDSEDVPDPVREALHRARSAEERYRDLLDSMAEGWKETTPDGAIVVVNEAFATMLGYADAAELTASVTSANELYVDPEDRIRGLRSESGGRPRMIEAQMRRRDGGTVWVRSTLTPRHGPSGEVQSYRGFVEDITEQRDAEHRRREAEERIEARERALLAEAVHDEPLQLVVAAILRLDGLQPLLAPELAEPLEHVVSLLEQTIERLRNLVVALSPPDLRDGLAAAIRALSEGLFMGTAIEVEVDGPAVLPLAPEVEAGAFRTLREALVNARKHSRAERVFVRLEVRDETVLLEVLDDGVGGARASTEPGHLGMTSMVARAESLGGTLVVDSPPGAGTRVTLVVPVEEHLT, encoded by the coding sequence GTGTCCGACGCACCGGACGGGGACCGGCTGGACGCCGGGGCGGCCCAGGCGCTCGAGCGCATCGTCGGCGGCGTCTTCTCCGTCGCTCCGGACGGCACCGTGCTCTACGTCAACGGCTCGATCCTCGCGATGCTCGGGGAGGAGGCGTCGGCGGTGGTGGGCCGCACGGTCTACGAGCTCTATCCCCAGGCCCGCGACGCCGACTTCCTGCACTACCTGGAGCGGGCCGTCGAGTCGGGGCAGGTCCAGGAGTTCGAGTCCTTCGCCCCTCGCGTGGGCCGCTGGCTGCGCCGTCGCCTCTACCCCACGGCCGACGGGGTCACGGTCGTCGTCGACGAGGGACGGCCGGGGGACAGCGAGGACGTCCCGGACCCCGTGCGCGAGGCGCTGCACCGGGCGCGGTCGGCCGAGGAGCGCTACCGCGACCTCCTCGACTCGATGGCGGAGGGCTGGAAGGAGACGACGCCGGACGGGGCCATCGTCGTCGTCAACGAGGCCTTCGCGACGATGCTCGGCTACGCCGACGCCGCGGAGCTGACGGCGTCGGTGACCTCGGCGAACGAGCTGTACGTCGACCCGGAGGACCGCATCCGGGGGCTGCGGAGCGAGTCCGGCGGCAGGCCCCGGATGATCGAGGCCCAGATGCGACGCCGCGACGGGGGGACCGTGTGGGTGCGCTCGACGCTGACCCCGCGGCACGGCCCGTCGGGCGAGGTCCAGAGCTACCGGGGGTTCGTCGAGGACATCACCGAGCAGCGCGACGCCGAGCACCGCCGGCGCGAGGCCGAGGAGCGGATCGAGGCCCGCGAGCGCGCCCTGCTCGCCGAGGCGGTCCACGACGAGCCGCTCCAGCTCGTCGTCGCGGCGATCCTCCGGCTCGACGGGCTCCAGCCGCTCCTGGCCCCGGAGCTCGCCGAGCCGCTCGAGCACGTCGTCTCCCTCCTCGAGCAGACCATCGAGCGGCTGCGCAACCTCGTCGTGGCCCTCAGCCCGCCCGACCTGCGCGACGGGCTGGCCGCGGCGATCCGCGCGCTGTCCGAGGGCCTGTTCATGGGGACGGCGATCGAGGTCGAGGTCGACGGTCCCGCGGTCCTGCCCCTGGCGCCCGAGGTCGAGGCCGGCGCCTTCCGCACGCTGCGCGAGGCCCTCGTCAACGCCCGCAAGCACTCCCGGGCCGAGCGGGTCTTCGTCCGCCTCGAGGTGCGCGACGAGACCGTCCTCCTCGAGGTCCTTGACGACGGGGTCGGCGGGGCCCGCGCCAGCACCGAGCCCGGTCACCTGGGGATGACGTCGATGGTCGCCCGCGCCGAGAGCCTGGGTGGCACCCTCGTCGTCGACAGCCCCCCGGGCGCAGGCACCCGCGTGACCCTCGTCGTGCCCGTCGAGGAGCACCTGACCTAG